In Streptomyces sp. NBC_00306, a single genomic region encodes these proteins:
- a CDS encoding Asp23/Gls24 family envelope stress response protein, which translates to MGTPLPHDRTGAPRTQWVMADPVIAAVAAHAAGGVTGVVRLEPGLTGLATQVARSARQKIYGLTPAPTEGVHVRVDRSAEPPVLRVSVDLVTSAQDQAAAVAQAVQREVTRAVADATGLVPHSVGVSITDIEPYGAGTR; encoded by the coding sequence ATGGGAACACCCCTCCCCCACGACAGGACCGGGGCTCCGCGCACCCAGTGGGTGATGGCCGATCCGGTGATCGCCGCGGTCGCCGCTCATGCCGCGGGCGGTGTCACCGGTGTGGTGCGACTCGAACCCGGCCTCACCGGCCTCGCCACTCAGGTGGCACGCTCGGCCCGGCAGAAGATCTACGGCCTGACACCCGCGCCGACCGAGGGCGTACACGTGAGGGTGGACCGGTCGGCCGAACCACCGGTGCTGCGCGTCTCCGTCGACCTCGTCACCTCGGCGCAGGACCAGGCAGCGGCCGTGGCGCAGGCAGTTCAGCGCGAGGTCACACGTGCGGTCGCCGATGCCACCGGGCTGGTCCCACACTCCGTCGGGGTCTCGATCACCGACATCGAGCCGTACGGGGCCGGTACGAGGTGA
- a CDS encoding ATP-binding cassette domain-containing protein, protein MIEVGSLTRRYGTTVAVDGLSFDVRPGTVTGILGTDGSGKSTTTRLILGLDGPDAGHVRINSRPIWRALLAAVRGRGAVRSPLLPPRSQRPTPSGALAAGGGMDPSRVGEVLGTVGIAGVARRRAGAFSLGMAQQLGIAGVLLRDPGVLLLDEPVNGLDPEGVRWISNLMRSPVARAP, encoded by the coding sequence ATGATCGAGGTGGGCTCTCTCACCAGGCGGTACGGCACCACGGTCGCCGTCGACGGTCTGAGCTTCGATGTGCGGCCGGGCACCGTCACCGGAATCCTCGGGACCGACGGCTCGGGCAAGTCCACCACCACGCGCTTGATCCTCGGCCTGGACGGACCGGACGCCGGGCACGTCCGTATCAACAGCCGTCCAATATGGAGAGCTCTCCTGGCCGCCGTCCGAGGTCGGGGCGCTGTTCGAAGCCCGCTCCTCCCACCCCGGTCACAGCGCCCAACACCATCTGGCGCCCTCGCGGCGGGCGGCGGGATGGACCCGTCACGGGTCGGCGAGGTGCTCGGGACCGTCGGTATTGCCGGCGTCGCCCGCAGGCGCGCGGGGGCGTTCTCGCTCGGCATGGCGCAACAGCTCGGCATCGCCGGTGTGTTGCTGCGCGATCCCGGAGTGCTGCTCCTCGACGAGCCGGTCAACGGACTCGACCCCGAGGGCGTGCGCTGGATCAGCAACCTGATGAGGTCGCCGGTGGCGAGGGCTCCCTGA
- a CDS encoding Asp23/Gls24 family envelope stress response protein: protein MEMNDAQGSTLPCGRDIETVWERPSPRGGDESDGHDPGCEYCAAARESLAVLREVTGELAAEEIHPPAGVTARIMSAVRAERGRHHMLLLPSTEPGEVRVSEQAVAAVLRSAADSVDGVRARHCRITATETDGAVRVELTIAVGYRGFHSEAVEDVRERVRAAASARVGVSLVHVDLTVEDLYDAQHHRDEASGL from the coding sequence ATGGAAATGAACGACGCGCAGGGCTCCACGCTCCCGTGCGGCCGCGACATCGAGACGGTGTGGGAGCGGCCCTCGCCGAGGGGCGGCGACGAGTCGGACGGCCACGACCCCGGTTGCGAGTACTGCGCTGCCGCCCGGGAGAGCCTGGCGGTGCTGCGGGAGGTGACGGGCGAGCTCGCCGCGGAGGAGATCCATCCGCCGGCCGGGGTCACTGCCCGGATCATGTCCGCGGTGCGGGCGGAGAGAGGCCGCCATCACATGCTGCTTCTGCCCAGTACGGAGCCCGGCGAGGTCCGGGTCAGCGAACAGGCGGTAGCCGCCGTGCTGCGGTCCGCCGCCGATTCCGTCGACGGTGTGCGCGCCCGGCACTGCCGGATCACCGCCACCGAGACGGATGGCGCCGTCCGGGTCGAACTGACCATCGCTGTCGGCTATCGCGGCTTCCACTCCGAGGCGGTCGAGGACGTACGTGAGCGCGTGCGGGCCGCCGCATCGGCACGCGTCGGAGTGTCCCTCGTGCACGTGGACCTGACGGTGGAGGACCTCTACGACGCACAACACCACCGGGACGAGGCTTCCGGCCTCTGA
- a CDS encoding LuxR C-terminal-related transcriptional regulator — protein sequence MKGRALPDAEGRSNAGIAQTLVVSAGNVEKHVASIFRKLGLPPSEDDNRRVLAVLRFLRT from the coding sequence GTGAAGGGCCGTGCTCTCCCTGATGCCGAGGGCAGATCCAATGCCGGTATCGCCCAGACGCTCGTGGTCTCGGCCGGAAACGTGGAGAAGCATGTGGCAAGCATTTTCCGGAAGTTGGGCCTGCCGCCCTCGGAGGACGACAACCGGCGGGTACTGGCGGTCCTGCGCTTTCTGCGTACGTGA
- a CDS encoding serine/threonine-protein kinase yields the protein MSGQQHDRGKAEVFQPLAGDDPATIAGYRLTAKLGAGGMGKVYLSYTPGGRPVAIKVIRPEFGEDPEFRRRFAQEVKSAQRVQGLFTAPVIDADTDGQQPWLATAYVPGPSLADAVARHGALPVEAVLLLVAGIAEALHVIHGAGIVHRDLKPSNVLLAADGPRVIDFGIAYAADATSLTGSGVTIGTPSFMAPEQAAGQRVTAATDIFALGQVAAYAAAGTPAFGEGTSHGVLYRIVHEEPDLSGVPDRLRELVTRCLAKDPAARPSIADIIGLCQSANAETVLRRPEDWLPAAVSADITGRAAAPAPAQTPPPPATTPSAAYSPTTPVTPGTPPPGYGPPAAHGPSPQYPPPQHHQPTNPGHAHAYAQTQVPANPNPNPRPYPAPYVDPHARRPTGGGGKRAALIALAVLLVFGIGGGTAYLAMKDDDNSQGSGTSQGGSSSDTGESGTGGKEESAPKPDPAPAPPKPVEYPGINLTAGFHLTLSDDDVRPQEGEDGGYELSYDTGGYLDAESNEGNLVLLDPGQQGSLETCRKDTRFTKNVYVNRLSKGRQICITTGTGHLGLLTVQGFSAEDSPSKYLTLDLTVWRNAASGTSDG from the coding sequence ATGAGTGGTCAGCAGCACGACCGGGGGAAGGCCGAGGTCTTTCAGCCGCTCGCGGGAGACGACCCGGCGACCATCGCCGGATACCGGCTGACCGCGAAGCTCGGTGCCGGAGGCATGGGCAAGGTCTACCTCTCGTACACGCCCGGCGGACGGCCGGTGGCCATCAAGGTGATCCGCCCGGAGTTCGGCGAGGACCCGGAGTTCCGCCGCCGTTTCGCGCAGGAGGTGAAGTCAGCGCAGCGCGTGCAGGGCCTGTTCACCGCCCCCGTGATCGACGCGGACACCGACGGGCAGCAGCCCTGGCTGGCCACGGCGTACGTCCCGGGTCCCTCGCTCGCCGACGCGGTCGCCCGGCACGGTGCGCTTCCGGTCGAGGCGGTGCTGCTGCTCGTCGCCGGCATCGCCGAGGCCCTGCACGTCATCCACGGCGCCGGCATCGTGCACCGTGACCTCAAGCCGTCGAACGTGCTGCTCGCGGCCGACGGACCGCGCGTCATCGACTTCGGTATCGCCTACGCCGCCGACGCGACATCGCTCACCGGCAGCGGCGTCACCATCGGCACACCGTCGTTCATGGCCCCCGAACAGGCCGCGGGGCAGCGGGTCACGGCGGCGACCGACATCTTCGCGCTCGGGCAGGTCGCGGCGTATGCCGCGGCCGGTACCCCGGCCTTCGGCGAGGGCACCTCGCACGGCGTGCTGTACCGGATCGTCCACGAGGAGCCGGATCTCAGCGGGGTGCCGGACCGGCTGAGGGAACTCGTCACCCGCTGCCTGGCGAAGGACCCCGCGGCCAGGCCGTCGATCGCCGACATCATCGGACTCTGCCAGTCGGCGAACGCGGAGACGGTACTGCGGCGGCCCGAGGACTGGCTGCCCGCGGCCGTCAGCGCCGACATCACCGGACGCGCGGCGGCACCGGCCCCGGCCCAGACACCGCCGCCGCCCGCCACCACCCCTTCGGCGGCGTACTCGCCCACCACCCCGGTGACGCCAGGCACCCCGCCCCCGGGCTACGGCCCTCCCGCCGCGCACGGGCCCTCCCCGCAGTACCCGCCCCCGCAGCACCACCAGCCCACCAACCCCGGCCATGCCCACGCCTACGCCCAGACCCAGGTCCCGGCGAACCCGAACCCGAACCCGCGCCCGTACCCGGCCCCTTACGTCGATCCCCATGCCCGGCGCCCCACCGGCGGTGGCGGCAAACGCGCGGCGCTCATCGCCCTGGCCGTCCTGCTGGTCTTCGGTATCGGGGGCGGGACGGCGTACCTGGCGATGAAGGACGACGACAACTCGCAGGGGAGCGGTACATCCCAGGGCGGTTCGTCCTCGGACACGGGGGAGAGCGGCACCGGCGGCAAGGAGGAGTCCGCCCCGAAGCCGGACCCGGCGCCGGCGCCGCCGAAGCCCGTGGAGTACCCGGGTATCAATCTCACGGCCGGCTTCCATCTGACGCTCAGTGACGACGACGTCCGGCCGCAGGAGGGCGAGGACGGCGGGTACGAACTCTCCTACGACACAGGCGGTTACCTCGACGCGGAGAGCAACGAGGGCAATCTGGTCCTGCTCGACCCGGGCCAGCAGGGGTCCCTCGAAACGTGCCGCAAGGACACCCGGTTCACCAAGAACGTCTATGTGAACAGGCTGTCGAAGGGCCGTCAGATCTGCATCACGACCGGGACGGGTCACTTGGGTCTGCTGACGGTGCAGGGTTTCTCGGCCGAGGACTCACCGAGCAAGTACCTCACCCTGGACCTGACGGTGTGGCGGAACGCGGCGAGCGGGACCTCGGACGGCTGA
- a CDS encoding RNA polymerase sigma factor, translating into MADIGSQPLVPGVHETALDDATLVVRARDGDVRAFEVLVLRYQGPMYRLALRMLASRGDAEDVVQEVFLTAWRRLGRLRESAAFVGWLYRMTTNRCLNVIRARRPMAVTDLDARASGDAAGSPERSAQVGEQLVALSDGLQQLTAEQRACWLLREVHGRSYDEIARATGTTRTAVRGRIARARAHLAEVMAPWK; encoded by the coding sequence ATGGCCGATATCGGCTCCCAGCCCCTCGTGCCCGGCGTGCACGAGACGGCTCTGGACGATGCCACCCTGGTCGTACGCGCCCGTGACGGCGATGTGAGGGCCTTCGAGGTACTGGTGCTTCGCTATCAGGGCCCGATGTACCGCCTGGCGCTGCGCATGCTCGCCAGTCGTGGCGATGCCGAGGACGTGGTGCAGGAGGTCTTCCTGACCGCCTGGCGCCGCCTGGGCCGGCTACGGGAGAGTGCCGCGTTCGTGGGCTGGCTCTACCGGATGACGACCAACCGGTGTCTGAATGTCATCCGGGCACGCAGGCCCATGGCCGTGACGGATCTGGACGCTCGCGCATCGGGCGACGCAGCCGGATCCCCGGAACGGTCGGCACAGGTCGGTGAACAGCTGGTCGCGCTCTCCGACGGCCTCCAGCAACTGACTGCCGAACAGCGCGCCTGCTGGCTGCTGCGGGAGGTGCACGGGCGTTCCTACGACGAGATCGCGAGAGCGACGGGCACGACCCGGACTGCGGTGCGCGGACGCATCGCACGCGCCCGCGCCCACCTGGCGGAGGTGATGGCTCCATGGAAATGA